The proteins below are encoded in one region of Thermodesulfovibrio thiophilus DSM 17215:
- the xerD gene encoding site-specific tyrosine recombinase XerD has product MEEIELHKKFLNYLLTEKALSINTVKSYENDLKGFFTYLKQQDISALNCAKETIINYLLGLKEKGYNSSSIARNLSTLKQFFRFMILENIIHHDPTEGLKSPKLWIRLPKALDVDEIKKLLSVMLSSRYFLRDIAMLELMYASGLRVSELVKLRLQDINFEAGFIRVRGKGDKERVVPIAPRTIETIKEYLMELRPSLLKKKASAYVFLNNRGQPMTRQRFWQNLKKMGKMTGINVTPHMIRHSFATHLLEGGADLRSLQKMLGHSDISTTQIYTKVSMDRLKKEYLKHHPRAK; this is encoded by the coding sequence ATGGAAGAAATAGAACTCCACAAAAAATTTCTTAACTACCTTCTTACTGAAAAAGCTCTTTCCATTAACACAGTAAAATCATATGAAAATGATTTAAAAGGATTTTTTACATATCTTAAACAACAGGACATTTCTGCTCTGAATTGCGCAAAAGAAACCATTATAAACTATCTTTTAGGTTTAAAAGAAAAAGGTTACAATTCTTCATCGATTGCAAGAAATCTTTCTACTTTAAAGCAATTTTTCAGGTTCATGATTCTTGAAAATATTATACATCACGATCCAACAGAAGGTTTAAAATCGCCAAAACTCTGGATTAGACTTCCGAAAGCATTGGATGTAGATGAAATAAAAAAATTACTATCTGTTATGCTTTCCAGCAGATATTTTCTGCGAGACATTGCAATGCTTGAACTTATGTATGCTTCAGGATTAAGGGTTAGTGAACTTGTAAAACTCAGACTCCAGGATATTAATTTCGAAGCTGGATTTATAAGAGTCAGAGGGAAGGGGGATAAAGAAAGAGTAGTACCAATAGCTCCACGAACAATTGAAACAATCAAAGAATATTTAATGGAACTCAGACCTTCTCTTCTTAAAAAAAAGGCTTCAGCTTATGTTTTTTTGAACAATAGAGGACAACCCATGACACGACAGAGATTCTGGCAGAACCTGAAAAAAATGGGCAAAATGACAGGAATAAATGTCACTCCACATATGATAAGGCATTCATTTGCAACCCATTTACTGGAAGGAGGAGCTGATTTAAGATCTCTTCAGAAAATGCTTGGACATAGTGATATATCCACAACTCAGATTTATACAAAAGTATCAATGGACAGACTTAAAAAAGAATATCTCAAACATCATCCACGAGCAAAGTAG
- a CDS encoding ribonuclease H-like domain-containing protein — MIKNSFIFLDGIGEKRERKLWKEGILTWEDFFQYQKILDIDYERKKLYDEFLYKALEALQNRDCCFFTKNLRKREHWRLFEDLLNNAVCLDIETNGYTVEKGGYVTVVGLYSPTGYQALVKGENLTGESLQQALDEYKYLITFYGSIFDIPFLKTEFPNLKIDHLPHFDLFFAAKRLGIQGGLKKLETLFLIEREDELKGLNGYDAIKLWQSYLKGSIDSLELLISYNRADTENLFYIGKIFYDMLRSQIGIEEFIGNGRNRTPQKIS; from the coding sequence ATGATAAAAAATAGCTTTATATTTCTTGATGGAATTGGAGAAAAACGTGAAAGAAAGCTATGGAAAGAGGGAATTCTTACATGGGAAGATTTTTTCCAGTATCAAAAAATATTAGATATAGATTATGAAAGAAAAAAGTTATATGATGAATTCCTCTATAAGGCACTTGAAGCTTTGCAAAACAGAGATTGTTGCTTCTTTACAAAAAATTTACGAAAAAGGGAACACTGGAGGCTTTTTGAAGATCTTTTAAATAATGCAGTATGTCTTGATATAGAGACAAATGGATATACTGTAGAAAAAGGTGGGTATGTAACGGTTGTTGGCTTATATTCACCAACTGGATATCAGGCTTTAGTTAAAGGAGAAAATTTAACTGGAGAAAGCCTGCAGCAGGCTCTGGATGAATATAAGTATTTAATCACCTTTTATGGAAGTATTTTTGATATTCCTTTCCTTAAAACAGAGTTCCCTAATTTAAAGATTGATCACCTTCCTCATTTTGATCTATTTTTTGCTGCTAAAAGGCTTGGAATTCAGGGCGGACTTAAAAAACTTGAAACCTTATTTCTAATTGAAAGAGAGGATGAACTTAAAGGACTTAATGGATATGATGCAATAAAACTATGGCAGTCTTATTTAAAGGGAAGCATTGATAGTCTTGAACTTTTAATTTCTTACAATAGAGCAGATACGGAAAATTTATTTTATATCGGTAAAATCTTCTATGATATGTTACGTTCTCAGATAGGCATTGAAGAGTTTATAGGCAATGGAAGAAATAGAACTCCACAAAAAATTTCTTAA
- a CDS encoding KpsF/GutQ family sugar-phosphate isomerase, with the protein MDSLVDIAQKVLSIEAQSIEDLKTRINENFLKAVEIIHNAKGRVVITGIGKSGLIGRKIAATLASTGTPSFFMHPAEASHGDLGMVTEDDVVIAISNSGETEEVLRLLPFMKYFNMKVIAITGNPQSTLARQADTFLDVSVKEEACPFGFIPTASTTATLAMGDALAAALIMRNGFKKEDFAFFHPGGSLGKKMLTKVKDLMHVGDELPVVYPQTLMLDAILEISSKRLGVVVIVDENKRILGIITDGDVRRGVQRWGKELFELKASDVMTVNPKTISEEELAAAALSIMQKYSITTLVVPASNGTLKGLIHIHDILKKGIF; encoded by the coding sequence ATGGATAGTTTGGTAGATATAGCTCAGAAAGTTCTTTCCATTGAAGCTCAATCAATAGAAGATCTTAAGACAAGAATTAATGAAAATTTTCTTAAAGCAGTGGAAATAATCCACAATGCAAAGGGAAGGGTTGTTATCACAGGGATTGGTAAATCAGGGCTTATTGGAAGGAAAATTGCTGCAACACTGGCATCAACAGGTACTCCTTCGTTTTTCATGCATCCTGCTGAGGCAAGTCATGGAGATCTTGGAATGGTTACCGAGGATGATGTTGTGATTGCTATAAGTAACAGCGGAGAAACAGAGGAAGTACTCAGGCTTCTTCCATTTATGAAGTATTTTAATATGAAAGTTATAGCAATTACAGGAAATCCTCAATCCACTCTTGCCAGACAGGCGGATACTTTTCTTGATGTCTCAGTTAAAGAAGAAGCGTGTCCTTTTGGATTTATTCCAACAGCTTCAACAACCGCCACACTTGCAATGGGTGATGCTCTTGCAGCTGCTTTAATAATGCGTAATGGATTTAAAAAAGAAGATTTTGCATTTTTTCATCCCGGAGGTTCTCTGGGTAAAAAAATGCTTACAAAGGTTAAAGATTTAATGCATGTTGGAGATGAATTGCCTGTTGTTTATCCGCAAACACTGATGCTGGATGCAATTTTAGAGATTTCATCAAAAAGACTTGGAGTTGTTGTGATTGTTGATGAAAATAAAAGAATTCTTGGAATTATTACTGATGGTGATGTAAGAAGAGGAGTTCAGCGCTGGGGTAAGGAACTTTTTGAATTAAAGGCTTCAGATGTGATGACTGTAAATCCAAAGACAATCAGTGAGGAAGAACTTGCAGCAGCAGCTCTTTCAATAATGCAAAAATATTCAATAACAACTCTTGTTGTTCCTGCAAGCAATGGAACACTGAAGGGCTTAATTCATATACATGATATTCTTAAAAAAGGCATCTTTTAA
- a CDS encoding LptF/LptG family permease produces MTLIHKALTFELLQNIILSVIFLNAVLIIEKLLKLSKIFASVGIDLFDLILLIIFLQPGLLIFTIPMALLLSILLTYGRIQTDNEMTIFMVSGMPYKKAFRPAIYIGYIAFFLAILMSSYLAPAGVSLMREKVLTILAERAPMGLEEGVFNQGFKDITIFVKQKPDSVHLKDVVIFDERKNDTKIVIAKEGVIKKEKDNINLSLLDGKAYFNKKLFLNEVSFKEYIFRLSPDIEPLAKKIGELSLFELITKINTDKLKQIDYKLELYKRLSFPMLCIISVFLSPSLCILIGRSGRLGGVTIGLAIFAIYYIFMIYGANLAKSGKVSAEVGSLVPVIIMAVAAFTLYRKIKI; encoded by the coding sequence ATGACATTAATTCATAAAGCCTTAACTTTTGAGTTACTTCAAAATATTATTCTTTCAGTTATTTTTTTAAATGCAGTTTTAATAATTGAGAAATTATTAAAATTAAGTAAAATATTCGCTTCTGTTGGAATTGATTTGTTCGATCTTATATTGCTTATAATTTTTTTACAGCCTGGTTTACTTATATTTACAATTCCCATGGCATTGCTTTTAAGTATCTTGCTTACATATGGAAGAATTCAGACAGACAACGAGATGACAATCTTTATGGTAAGTGGTATGCCATATAAAAAAGCATTTAGACCAGCTATTTATATTGGATATATTGCATTTTTTTTAGCAATTCTGATGAGTTCTTATCTTGCACCTGCAGGGGTAAGTCTTATGAGAGAAAAAGTTCTAACTATTCTTGCAGAGAGAGCACCTATGGGATTAGAGGAAGGAGTTTTTAATCAGGGCTTTAAAGATATAACAATTTTTGTTAAACAAAAACCTGATAGCGTACATTTAAAAGATGTAGTAATTTTTGATGAAAGAAAAAATGATACAAAAATAGTAATTGCAAAAGAAGGGGTGATTAAGAAGGAAAAAGATAATATAAATCTGAGTTTGCTTGATGGGAAAGCCTATTTTAACAAAAAATTGTTTTTAAATGAGGTAAGCTTTAAAGAATATATATTTCGACTTTCTCCAGATATAGAACCTCTTGCAAAAAAAATCGGTGAACTGTCTTTATTTGAGCTCATTACAAAAATTAATACTGACAAACTAAAACAGATTGATTACAAACTGGAGCTTTATAAAAGACTGTCTTTTCCAATGCTTTGTATAATAAGTGTTTTTTTATCCCCTTCGTTATGTATCTTGATTGGCAGAAGTGGCAGACTTGGGGGGGTAACAATTGGACTGGCTATTTTTGCCATTTACTATATTTTCATGATATATGGAGCAAATCTTGCAAAGTCTGGAAAAGTTTCAGCTGAGGTAGGTTCTCTTGTGCCTGTTATTATTATGGCTGTGGCGGCTTTTACTCTTTACAGAAAAATTAAAATATAG
- a CDS encoding LptF/LptG family permease, giving the protein MSINIVCKQYINDFLKTFSILICSMSILLSIVGLIEKIDDFIPYKPHAVFFINYSLYTIPRYIFYLIPFVTLITSLFIFSIGVRTREFLVLSASGGRLRIILKPFLVLGILIAISGFIFGEFIQPAFTKKITIIIEELTAEGKSSIQKDLFLTTRDGTFIKIGTFSQEDNRGKDAKIFLIKNNNLIKRLDCQEIEVKDNEWTLKNVVIYDFVSGKVENAQLMNYPLNLKISIAAFKDIKKIEEFGISELLKQRKELKRVGLSNPKIDTDISGRLAYNFVTFFMMVLGISLPLGAHEKFSFLFSKTKGGAGTGGMITVGIGIMITIIYWLVYSFFMFLGYSKILPPFVAPWITPLIFGVVAMKLYYSIRE; this is encoded by the coding sequence ATGAGCATAAATATTGTATGCAAACAATATATCAACGATTTTTTAAAAACTTTTTCCATCCTGATTTGTTCAATGTCTATTCTTCTTTCAATTGTAGGACTTATAGAAAAAATTGATGATTTTATACCTTATAAACCTCATGCTGTTTTTTTTATTAACTATTCGTTATACACTATCCCAAGATATATTTTTTATCTTATTCCTTTTGTTACACTTATAACCTCTCTATTTATATTTTCAATAGGTGTTAGAACCAGAGAGTTCCTGGTTCTTTCTGCTTCTGGAGGGAGATTACGGATAATTTTAAAGCCTTTTTTAGTGTTAGGTATTTTAATTGCTATTTCTGGATTTATATTTGGAGAGTTTATACAGCCAGCTTTTACAAAAAAGATAACTATCATTATTGAAGAATTAACAGCAGAAGGCAAGAGTTCCATTCAGAAGGATCTTTTTCTTACAACCAGAGATGGCACTTTTATAAAGATAGGCACATTTTCACAGGAGGATAACAGAGGAAAAGATGCAAAAATATTTCTTATAAAAAATAATAATTTGATTAAAAGATTAGATTGTCAGGAAATAGAAGTCAAAGATAACGAATGGACACTGAAAAATGTTGTTATTTATGATTTTGTTTCAGGAAAGGTTGAGAATGCTCAGTTAATGAACTATCCACTTAACTTAAAAATCTCAATTGCTGCATTTAAAGATATCAAAAAAATTGAAGAATTTGGTATATCTGAACTACTTAAACAGAGGAAGGAATTAAAAAGGGTGGGGCTCAGCAATCCCAAAATTGATACTGATATAAGCGGAAGACTCGCATATAACTTTGTCACATTTTTTATGATGGTGCTCGGAATATCGTTACCTCTTGGTGCTCATGAAAAATTCAGTTTTCTTTTTTCAAAAACAAAGGGTGGTGCGGGAACTGGTGGTATGATTACTGTTGGTATAGGAATTATGATAACAATAATATACTGGCTTGTATATTCATTTTTCATGTTTCTAGGTTATTCAAAAATTTTACCGCCTTTTGTTGCTCCATGGATTACTCCATTAATTTTTGGAGTAGTTGCTATGAAACTTTATTATTCAATCAGAGAGTGA
- a CDS encoding YraN family protein: MGRIESGKEGEKLAVDYLVSNGYEILEKNFRTPFGEIDIIARDKDFIVIIEVKRRMSDRFGEPQLAVNFKKQEKLKKLALYYIHKLKKEYPIRFDVIAIKNNSIEHIENAFF, from the coding sequence ATGGGAAGAATAGAGTCAGGCAAAGAAGGAGAAAAATTAGCAGTTGATTATCTTGTCAGCAACGGATATGAAATTCTAGAGAAAAATTTTCGTACTCCTTTTGGCGAGATTGACATAATTGCAAGGGATAAAGATTTTATCGTGATCATAGAAGTAAAGAGAAGAATGTCTGACAGATTTGGTGAACCTCAGTTGGCCGTGAATTTTAAAAAGCAGGAAAAGCTTAAGAAACTGGCTTTATACTATATCCATAAGTTAAAAAAAGAATATCCAATACGATTCGATGTTATTGCTATTAAAAATAATAGCATTGAACACATCGAAAACGCTTTTTTCTAA
- a CDS encoding toprim domain-containing protein: MSLHDKKRNSIKEFVPLDSERAEKIKEVLHYLYEINKFAPIIVEGKRDKNALKQIGFDGEIITLHSGKSIYDFSESIASRFEKVILLIDWDEKGEELYMKVGNNLQGMWEDFAPIRELLKILCQKEISEIEEIPVLFYRIAGESLDIREWEE; encoded by the coding sequence ATGTCACTACATGATAAAAAACGAAATAGCATAAAAGAATTCGTTCCTTTAGATTCTGAAAGAGCAGAGAAAATAAAAGAAGTCCTCCACTATTTATATGAGATTAATAAATTTGCTCCAATAATTGTAGAGGGCAAAAGAGATAAAAATGCATTGAAGCAAATAGGTTTTGATGGAGAAATAATAACACTTCACAGTGGAAAATCAATATATGATTTTTCAGAAAGCATCGCCAGCAGATTTGAGAAAGTTATTTTGCTGATTGACTGGGATGAAAAGGGAGAAGAACTTTACATGAAAGTTGGGAATAATCTTCAGGGAATGTGGGAGGATTTTGCTCCAATACGAGAACTCTTAAAAATTTTATGTCAGAAAGAAATCTCAGAAATAGAAGAAATTCCTGTACTATTTTACAGAATAGCGGGTGAATCGCTTGATATTAGAGAATGGGAAGAATAG
- the pfp gene encoding diphosphate--fructose-6-phosphate 1-phosphotransferase, with protein sequence METVGIIVGGGPAPGINGTISAATIEAINQGKRVIGIKGGFKPLFDGDLKCAEPLTVDDVSRIHTKGGSILRTSREHAERVKERFSVLMQTLKNLDIKYLITIGGDGTLFMANWIEREARGDMNVVHVPKTIDNDIPLPGGASTFGYETARHWGVEIAKNIMEDARVAGRWYFLTIMGRYTGHLALGVGKAAGVTLTIIPEEFPEEKISFKKVADILTGAIIKRLSMGRDHGVAILAEGLAEKFDPDELIEYEQLKKDETGRVRLSEIQLGRIVKNFVKKSLEEMGINPTIVDKNIGYELRSADPIPYDIEYTRNLGYGAVRYLLRGGTGAMITFEEGHLRPIPFVELLDYKTGKVKIRKVDITSENYEVGRKYMIRLEKEDFDEGRSRALAEVVKMSEEQFRERFFYVTT encoded by the coding sequence ATGGAAACAGTAGGAATAATCGTAGGAGGAGGACCTGCTCCTGGAATAAACGGAACAATAAGCGCTGCAACAATTGAGGCAATCAATCAGGGTAAAAGAGTTATTGGAATAAAGGGCGGATTCAAGCCCCTTTTTGATGGGGATCTTAAATGTGCAGAGCCTCTTACAGTTGATGATGTATCAAGAATACATACAAAAGGTGGTTCAATTTTAAGAACTTCGCGCGAGCATGCTGAAAGGGTAAAAGAAAGATTTTCCGTCCTGATGCAAACGCTTAAAAATCTTGACATTAAATATCTTATTACTATTGGGGGAGATGGAACTCTTTTTATGGCAAACTGGATAGAAAGAGAGGCAAGAGGAGATATGAATGTTGTTCATGTTCCAAAAACCATTGATAATGATATCCCCCTTCCTGGAGGTGCATCAACCTTTGGATACGAGACAGCAAGACACTGGGGTGTTGAAATAGCAAAAAACATAATGGAAGATGCAAGAGTTGCTGGAAGATGGTATTTTCTTACTATTATGGGACGTTATACAGGACATTTAGCTCTTGGGGTTGGGAAAGCTGCTGGTGTTACACTTACAATTATACCTGAGGAGTTTCCGGAAGAAAAAATCTCATTCAAAAAAGTTGCTGATATTCTCACAGGAGCCATTATAAAAAGGTTGAGCATGGGAAGAGATCATGGAGTTGCCATTTTAGCAGAGGGACTGGCAGAAAAGTTTGATCCTGATGAACTCATTGAATACGAACAGCTTAAAAAGGACGAAACAGGTAGAGTAAGACTAAGTGAGATTCAACTTGGAAGAATAGTAAAAAATTTTGTTAAAAAATCCCTTGAAGAAATGGGAATTAACCCTACAATTGTTGATAAAAATATTGGCTATGAACTCAGATCTGCAGACCCAATTCCCTATGATATTGAATACACAAGAAATCTTGGATACGGAGCAGTTCGTTATCTTTTAAGAGGTGGAACAGGTGCGATGATTACATTTGAAGAGGGTCATTTACGTCCTATTCCATTTGTTGAATTGTTAGATTATAAAACCGGAAAGGTAAAAATAAGAAAAGTTGATATCACTTCAGAAAACTACGAAGTTGGAAGAAAATATATGATAAGGCTTGAGAAAGAAGATTTTGATGAAGGACGTTCAAGAGCTCTAGCAGAAGTGGTAAAAATGAGTGAAGAACAATTCAGAGAACGATTTTTCTATGTCACTACATGA
- a CDS encoding class II fructose-bisphosphate aldolase, with protein MTLKKLSEILSIENGKIAIKNKDLTRKSMDEIIFNAVFEENEEEKIKQLLLIKEMAKEMGVIPASIHGLYEEMGRNFPGFTVPAINIRGLTYDVARAIFRKATTQNVGALIFEIARSEIGYTKQRPLEYSACVLAAAIREGFEGSVFIQGDHFQVVRRYFEKDPDAEINYLKSLIKEAIEAEFYNIDIDTSTLVDLSKDTVYEQQRPNFENTAILAEYVRKIEPHGVTISIGGEIGEIGGKNSTPDEARAYLNGFRDIFKGGKGLSKLSVQTGTKHGGVVLPDGRIAQVKIDFETLRILSDLVRKEYGLSGCVQHGASTLPEEAFDKFPEIGASEIHLATGFQNIIYDSKHLPEEFRTMIYEALKKQFASEQKEGQTEEQFIYSTRKKGFGLFKKEWWSLPREVKEPLMTELEQKFELLFNKLKVFNTKDIIKKTVSLVKVPVKIEL; from the coding sequence ATGACATTAAAAAAATTATCAGAGATTTTAAGTATTGAGAATGGCAAAATTGCTATTAAAAATAAAGATCTGACACGAAAATCAATGGATGAAATTATATTCAACGCAGTTTTTGAAGAAAATGAAGAAGAAAAAATAAAACAATTGTTATTAATTAAAGAAATGGCGAAAGAAATGGGTGTTATTCCTGCTTCAATTCATGGACTGTACGAAGAGATGGGCAGGAATTTTCCTGGTTTCACAGTGCCTGCAATTAATATTCGTGGTTTAACCTATGATGTTGCAAGAGCAATTTTCAGAAAAGCTACGACTCAAAATGTCGGAGCTTTAATTTTTGAGATCGCCCGTTCTGAAATTGGTTATACAAAACAAAGACCACTTGAATATTCTGCATGTGTTTTAGCTGCTGCAATAAGAGAAGGATTCGAAGGATCGGTTTTCATACAGGGAGACCACTTCCAGGTCGTAAGAAGATATTTTGAAAAGGACCCGGATGCAGAAATAAACTATCTTAAAAGCTTGATAAAAGAAGCAATTGAAGCTGAGTTTTACAACATTGACATTGACACCTCTACACTTGTTGACCTAAGCAAAGACACAGTATATGAACAGCAGAGGCCTAACTTTGAAAACACTGCTATTCTTGCTGAATATGTAAGAAAAATCGAGCCACATGGAGTTACAATCTCAATCGGAGGCGAAATTGGAGAGATAGGAGGAAAAAACTCCACCCCAGATGAAGCAAGGGCATATCTTAATGGATTTAGAGATATATTTAAAGGAGGAAAAGGCTTAAGTAAACTCAGTGTTCAGACAGGAACAAAACATGGTGGAGTAGTCCTTCCTGATGGCCGTATTGCACAGGTTAAGATAGATTTTGAAACTCTCAGAATTCTTTCTGACCTTGTTCGTAAAGAATATGGACTTTCTGGATGTGTTCAGCACGGAGCAAGCACCCTTCCTGAAGAAGCGTTTGACAAATTTCCTGAAATAGGAGCATCAGAGATCCATCTCGCAACTGGATTCCAGAATATCATTTATGATAGTAAACATCTTCCAGAAGAATTCAGAACAATGATTTATGAAGCTTTAAAAAAACAGTTTGCCTCAGAGCAGAAAGAAGGGCAGACTGAAGAGCAATTCATATATAGCACTCGAAAAAAAGGATTCGGTCTATTTAAAAAAGAGTGGTGGAGTCTTCCCAGAGAAGTTAAAGAGCCATTAATGACAGAGCTTGAGCAAAAGTTTGAGCTTCTATTTAATAAACTGAAAGTGTTTAATACAAAAGACATAATTAAAAAAACAGTCAGTCTTGTCAAAGTTCCAGTAAAGATTGAGCTTTAG
- a CDS encoding Fur family transcriptional regulator, which produces MKRIKWTPQRLAILKFLDGNKDHPSVEDIYEALSKDFPTMSVATVYNVLEFLKNTGRIKEIYVDPQKRRFDPDTTTHHHAICINCKRVYDIYQDIEIPTLNQYLPDFKIIDTHIQLHVLCPACKSKTDIKLDEKEYQCTICGSIRTAKHKPHKCFSCGSKGSMQEINLTNNN; this is translated from the coding sequence ATGAAGAGAATAAAATGGACACCACAGAGACTTGCAATTTTAAAATTTCTTGATGGTAATAAAGACCATCCATCAGTAGAAGATATTTATGAAGCTTTATCAAAAGATTTTCCTACAATGTCTGTAGCGACTGTTTATAATGTTTTAGAGTTTTTAAAAAATACCGGAAGAATAAAAGAAATTTATGTTGATCCCCAGAAGAGAAGATTTGATCCTGATACAACAACACATCATCATGCCATATGTATAAATTGTAAAAGAGTGTATGATATTTATCAAGATATTGAAATTCCAACTTTAAATCAATACCTTCCAGATTTTAAAATTATCGATACTCACATTCAACTACATGTTCTTTGTCCTGCATGTAAGAGCAAGACAGATATTAAATTGGATGAAAAAGAGTATCAGTGCACCATATGTGGTTCAATAAGAACAGCTAAGCACAAGCCTCATAAATGTTTTTCCTGTGGTAGCAAGGGTTCTATGCAGGAGATCAATCTTACAAACAATAATTAA
- a CDS encoding ferritin-like domain-containing protein, with protein MISNELMEKLQKAIARELQVSIQYMWQHVLAKGIKAEPVGVLFRQFAINEMLHAEKIAERISFYGGIPTTQPDPITLGKNLKEMIEIDKKAEEEAVSLYKQIIRLAEKEEDFVTRKLFEQILEEEEGHLDKFSSLLEE; from the coding sequence ATGATTAGCAATGAATTAATGGAAAAGCTTCAGAAAGCGATTGCAAGAGAGCTTCAGGTTAGTATTCAGTATATGTGGCAGCATGTTTTAGCAAAGGGGATTAAAGCTGAGCCTGTCGGTGTATTATTCAGACAGTTTGCAATTAATGAGATGTTACATGCCGAAAAAATTGCTGAGAGAATCTCTTTTTATGGAGGAATCCCTACAACTCAACCAGACCCTATTACTTTGGGTAAAAATTTAAAAGAAATGATTGAAATAGATAAAAAAGCAGAAGAAGAAGCTGTGTCACTTTATAAGCAAATAATAAGACTTGCTGAAAAGGAAGAAGATTTTGTAACAAGAAAGCTTTTTGAACAGATTCTTGAAGAAGAAGAGGGGCATCTTGATAAATTCAGTTCTCTTCTTGAGGAATAG
- a CDS encoding FprA family A-type flavoprotein, whose amino-acid sequence MKSEELKSGIYWVGAIDWAIRDFHGYETPRGTSYNNYLIDDKEPTLLDAVHHDFVHISIDNISRIISPEKIKHIIINHIENDHASGVEKILEIVPEANIYITERGKKGLNRFIDLSKYKVNIVKSGDKLKIGQRTLLFIETPMMHWPDSMFTYIQEEKVLISQDAFGQHIASIERFDDEFAKNNSMEDLEDAVIDYYANILMPYGSVIKGKVEEIKKLGIKINMIAPDHGVIWRSHIDKVLNLYSSMVDAKAQLSNVIVYDTMWHSTEQMVFPIAKGLEDEGVPVKIIKLRSTPKSVVIKEIWKARGVIIGSPTLNNGLFPSVAELLTYLKGLRLKNRLFGAFGSYGWSGEAVKEMYDVAKAMKLETFEPGIKVLYKPSEEDLAKCYEFGKAFGKALKEYHAKI is encoded by the coding sequence ATGAAGTCTGAGGAATTAAAAAGTGGAATTTACTGGGTTGGTGCAATAGATTGGGCAATAAGGGATTTTCATGGATATGAAACTCCTCGGGGTACAAGCTATAATAACTACCTGATTGATGATAAAGAACCAACACTTCTTGATGCTGTTCATCATGACTTCGTTCACATATCTATAGATAATATATCCAGAATTATAAGCCCTGAAAAAATTAAACACATCATTATAAATCATATTGAAAATGATCATGCCTCAGGGGTCGAGAAAATTTTAGAGATTGTTCCTGAAGCGAATATTTATATTACAGAACGAGGCAAGAAAGGATTAAACAGATTCATTGACCTTTCAAAATATAAAGTCAATATTGTTAAATCAGGAGATAAACTTAAAATAGGCCAAAGAACTCTTCTTTTCATTGAAACCCCAATGATGCACTGGCCAGATTCAATGTTTACTTATATTCAAGAGGAAAAAGTTCTTATAAGCCAGGATGCCTTTGGCCAGCACATTGCTTCTATTGAAAGATTTGATGATGAGTTTGCTAAGAATAATTCAATGGAAGATTTAGAGGATGCTGTTATTGATTACTATGCAAACATTCTTATGCCATATGGCAGTGTTATTAAGGGGAAAGTTGAGGAGATTAAGAAGCTTGGAATTAAGATTAATATGATAGCACCTGACCATGGTGTAATATGGCGTTCTCATATTGATAAAGTATTAAATTTATATTCAAGCATGGTTGATGCAAAAGCGCAACTCAGCAATGTTATTGTTTATGATACAATGTGGCATAGCACAGAGCAGATGGTTTTTCCGATTGCAAAAGGTCTTGAAGATGAAGGAGTTCCTGTAAAAATCATCAAACTGAGATCAACCCCCAAAAGTGTTGTTATAAAAGAAATATGGAAAGCAAGGGGAGTGATTATTGGTTCTCCAACTCTTAATAATGGATTGTTTCCTTCTGTTGCAGAACTCCTCACATATTTAAAAGGACTTAGGCTTAAGAACAGACTTTTTGGAGCATTTGGAAGCTATGGCTGGTCTGGTGAGGCAGTCAAGGAGATGTATGATGTTGCTAAGGCAATGAAACTTGAAACGTTTGAACCAGGCATAAAAGTTTTATATAAACCATCTGAGGAGGATCTTGCTAAATGCTATGAGTTTGGAAAAGCCTTTGGGAAGGCATTAAAAGAGTATCATGCAAAAATTTAG